In the genome of Mycobacterium kansasii ATCC 12478, one region contains:
- the kdpA gene encoding potassium-transporting ATPase subunit KdpA produces MSDTTAAVLFLGLLVAALAAVHVPLGDYMFRVYSSETHWRTERFIYRLIGADPDAEQTWAAYARSVLAFSAVSVIFLFALQLVQDKLPLHLAHPATPMTPALAWNTAVSFVTNTNWQAYSGESTQGHLVQMAGLAVQNFVSAAVGMAVAVALVRGFARNRTGELGNFWVDLVRGTLRILLPIAVLGAVVLVMGGVVQNFHLNDQVVTTLAGTPQTIPGGPVASQEVIKELGTNGGGFYNANSAHPFENPTAWTNWVEIFLLLVISSALPRTFGRLVGSKRQGYAIAAIVAVIAVFSVTTMMSFQLQHHGTVPTAVGASTEGVEQRFGVADSAVFADATTLTSTGAVDSTHDSYTSLGGMMTLFNMQLGEVAPGGTGSGLYGILILAVITVFVAGLMVGRTPEYLGKKITPREMKLAAGYFLVTPLIVLVGTAVAMALPGARAAMANTGPHGLSEVLYAFTSAANNNGSAFAGLAVNTVWYNTALGLAMLFGRFLPMILVLALAGSLARQGATPESAGTLPTHRPQFVGLVVGVTVILVALTFLPALALGPLAEGIH; encoded by the coding sequence ATGAGCGACACCACAGCGGCCGTGTTGTTCCTCGGGCTGCTGGTCGCCGCACTCGCGGCGGTACACGTCCCGCTCGGCGACTACATGTTTCGCGTGTACAGCTCCGAAACACACTGGCGCACAGAGCGTTTCATTTACCGATTGATCGGCGCGGATCCCGATGCCGAACAGACGTGGGCGGCGTATGCCCGTAGCGTGCTGGCTTTTTCGGCGGTGAGCGTCATATTCCTGTTCGCCCTGCAGCTGGTGCAGGACAAGCTGCCACTGCACCTTGCCCATCCGGCTACACCGATGACACCGGCACTTGCCTGGAACACGGCGGTCAGCTTCGTCACCAACACCAATTGGCAGGCATATTCCGGAGAATCCACCCAGGGGCACCTGGTGCAGATGGCCGGTTTGGCGGTGCAGAACTTCGTGTCCGCAGCGGTGGGCATGGCCGTTGCCGTGGCCCTCGTCCGGGGATTTGCCCGCAACCGCACCGGTGAACTCGGCAACTTCTGGGTGGACCTGGTGCGCGGCACGCTGCGGATCCTCCTGCCGATAGCCGTGCTGGGCGCGGTGGTGCTCGTCATGGGCGGCGTGGTCCAGAACTTCCATCTCAACGATCAGGTTGTCACCACGCTGGCCGGAACACCGCAGACCATCCCGGGCGGCCCGGTCGCCAGCCAGGAGGTGATCAAGGAACTCGGCACCAACGGCGGCGGCTTCTACAACGCCAACTCGGCACACCCGTTTGAGAACCCGACCGCCTGGACCAACTGGGTGGAGATCTTCCTGCTGCTGGTCATCAGCTCCGCGCTGCCCCGGACGTTCGGCCGGCTGGTGGGCAGCAAGCGGCAGGGCTACGCGATTGCGGCGATCGTCGCGGTGATCGCCGTCTTCAGCGTCACCACGATGATGTCGTTCCAGCTGCAGCACCACGGCACCGTGCCCACCGCGGTGGGTGCGTCGACCGAAGGAGTCGAGCAGCGCTTCGGAGTTGCCGACTCGGCGGTCTTCGCCGACGCCACCACGCTGACGTCCACCGGCGCCGTCGACTCGACGCACGACTCCTACACCAGCCTGGGCGGCATGATGACGCTGTTCAACATGCAACTCGGCGAGGTCGCACCCGGCGGCACCGGCTCCGGCCTGTACGGCATCCTGATCCTGGCCGTCATCACCGTGTTCGTCGCCGGGTTGATGGTCGGGCGGACCCCGGAATACCTCGGCAAGAAGATCACGCCGCGGGAAATGAAACTGGCGGCCGGATATTTTCTGGTGACTCCGCTGATCGTGCTCGTCGGCACCGCCGTCGCGATGGCCCTGCCCGGCGCGCGCGCCGCCATGGCCAACACCGGGCCGCACGGCTTGTCGGAGGTGCTCTACGCGTTCACCTCTGCGGCCAACAACAACGGTTCGGCGTTCGCGGGTCTGGCGGTCAACACGGTCTGGTACAACACTGCCTTGGGCCTGGCGATGCTCTTCGGGCGCTTCCTGCCGATGATTCTGGTGCTGGCACTGGCCGGTTCACTGGCCCGGCAAGGGGCGACGCCGGAGTCGGCCGGCACCTTGCCCACGCACCGGCCGCAGTTCGTCGGCCTGGTGGTCGGGGTGACCGTCATCCTGGTGGCCCTGACGTTCCTGCCTGCGCTGGCGCTCGGACCGCTTGCCGAAGGGATCCACTGA
- a CDS encoding sensor histidine kinase: MTGDRNTPRWFPRSLRGQLLLGVLAVVTVVLVAVGAVSVLSLRGYVTAMNDAEVAESLHALSHAYARYRNGEHTSIHTGTPPVSQALLEFTGQTPGNLIAVLRDGVVIGSAVFSEDEPQPAPADVIRAIEVQSWDDGPARVETLGSLGSYQVASRAAGSDRLIVGVSLNLADQIISRKNITTTVLVATALVITAVLTAWVVGYALRPLRRLAATAAEVAALPLAGEDHRIGVRVRPEDTDPDNEVGIVGHTLNRLLDNVDSALQHRVESDLRMRQFITDASHELRTPLAAIQGYAELTRQDSSALPPTTEYALARIESEARRMASLVDELLLLSRLGEGEDLQTEELDLTDLVMNAVNDATVAAPSHCWVKELPDEPVWVNGDHARLHQLVSNLLTNAWVHTPPGVTVTTAITCHTDATNGSYAELTVSDDGPGIDPDVVPQLFERFVRANTTRSGEAGHGLGLAIVNSIVKAHDGSVTAESAHGHTVFRVRLPMMDRPGTDIR; encoded by the coding sequence GTGACCGGGGACCGCAACACCCCTCGCTGGTTTCCCCGTTCGTTACGCGGGCAATTGCTGCTCGGCGTGCTGGCTGTCGTGACCGTAGTGCTGGTGGCCGTGGGCGCCGTCTCCGTACTCAGCCTGCGCGGTTACGTCACCGCGATGAACGACGCCGAGGTCGCGGAGTCCTTACATGCGCTCAGTCACGCATACGCCAGATACCGCAACGGCGAACACACGTCGATACATACCGGTACTCCCCCGGTATCCCAGGCGCTGCTGGAGTTCACCGGGCAAACCCCGGGCAACCTCATCGCGGTGCTACGCGACGGTGTGGTCATCGGCTCGGCCGTCTTCTCCGAGGACGAACCACAGCCCGCGCCGGCCGACGTCATCCGCGCCATCGAAGTCCAATCCTGGGACGACGGCCCCGCCCGTGTCGAAACGCTGGGCAGCCTGGGTTCCTACCAGGTTGCCAGCCGCGCCGCCGGATCCGACCGACTCATCGTCGGCGTTTCGCTAAACCTCGCCGACCAGATCATTTCCCGCAAGAACATCACCACCACCGTGCTGGTCGCCACGGCGCTGGTGATCACGGCGGTACTCACGGCCTGGGTGGTCGGATATGCCCTTCGGCCGCTGCGCCGGCTCGCCGCGACCGCGGCCGAAGTCGCCGCGTTGCCGCTCGCCGGCGAGGACCACCGGATCGGCGTGCGGGTCCGACCCGAAGACACCGACCCGGACAACGAAGTCGGGATCGTGGGCCACACCCTGAATCGATTGCTGGACAACGTCGATAGCGCACTGCAGCACCGTGTCGAATCGGACCTGCGGATGCGGCAATTCATCACCGACGCCAGCCACGAGCTGCGGACCCCGCTCGCCGCAATCCAGGGTTACGCGGAACTGACTCGTCAAGACAGTTCGGCCCTGCCCCCCACCACCGAATACGCGTTGGCACGCATCGAATCGGAAGCCCGGCGGATGGCGTCATTGGTTGACGAACTGCTGCTGCTGTCCCGGTTGGGTGAAGGCGAAGACCTGCAAACCGAAGAGCTCGACTTGACCGATCTGGTCATGAACGCCGTGAACGATGCGACGGTGGCAGCGCCGAGCCACTGTTGGGTCAAAGAGCTGCCCGACGAGCCGGTGTGGGTCAACGGCGATCATGCCCGGCTGCATCAGCTCGTCAGCAATCTGCTCACCAACGCCTGGGTGCATACCCCGCCCGGTGTCACCGTGACCACGGCGATCACCTGCCATACCGACGCGACCAACGGGTCATACGCCGAGCTGACGGTGAGCGACGACGGACCCGGCATCGATCCCGACGTCGTGCCCCAACTTTTCGAGCGGTTCGTGCGCGCCAACACGACGCGCTCGGGTGAGGCCGGCCATGGATTGGGCCTGGCCATTGTCAACTCGATCGTCAAGGCGCATGACGGCTCGGTGACTGCAGAGTCCGCGCACGGCCACACCGTCTTTCGGGTCAGACTGCCGATGATGGACCGGCCGGGCACGGACATCCGATAG
- a CDS encoding WXG100 family type VII secretion target: MTARFMTDPHAMRDMAGRFEMHAQTVEDEARRMWASSQNISGAGWSGLAEATSLDTMGQMNQAFRNIVNMLHGVRDGLIRDANNYEQQEQASQQILSS; encoded by the coding sequence ATGACCGCACGCTTCATGACCGACCCGCACGCGATGCGGGACATGGCGGGCCGCTTCGAGATGCACGCTCAGACGGTTGAGGACGAGGCCCGCCGGATGTGGGCGTCCTCGCAGAACATCTCCGGCGCGGGCTGGAGCGGTCTGGCCGAGGCCACCTCGCTGGACACCATGGGCCAGATGAACCAGGCCTTCCGCAACATTGTGAACATGCTGCACGGAGTGCGTGACGGGCTGATCCGCGACGCCAACAACTACGAGCAGCAAGAGCAGGCCTCCCAGCAGATCCTCAGCAGCTAG
- a CDS encoding PPE family protein, SVP subgroup translates to MSFLQIVPEELTAAATQLGALGTSLTAQNTAAAAPTTAIAPAALDEVSALQAALFTAYGTLYQQVSAEAAAMHDMFVNTLGFSAGTYGATESLNSAAADSPLSGLTSGISGLIGGTTGMIPDSFNGGFANMMNIGMGNWASATSNLLGLAGGGLLPAEEAAAADSFLGGEAALGELGAAEAALGGGSVAAGIGEASAIGALSVPPSWAGQATLVSSTTAGALQGAGWTAAAPQAAPGMLYPGVPGLASAARNSAGFGAPRYGVKPIVMPKPVSV, encoded by the coding sequence ATGTCATTCCTGCAGATAGTGCCGGAAGAGCTGACAGCCGCGGCTACGCAGCTAGGGGCACTCGGCACGTCATTGACCGCACAGAACACGGCCGCCGCCGCGCCTACCACTGCGATAGCTCCGGCGGCTCTCGATGAGGTATCGGCGCTGCAAGCGGCCCTCTTCACCGCGTACGGCACCCTCTACCAGCAGGTCAGCGCCGAGGCCGCGGCCATGCATGACATGTTCGTGAACACCTTGGGGTTCAGCGCCGGTACCTACGGTGCCACCGAGTCGCTCAACTCGGCGGCGGCGGATTCGCCCCTCTCCGGACTCACGTCGGGCATCAGCGGCCTCATCGGTGGTACCACCGGGATGATTCCGGACTCGTTCAACGGCGGCTTCGCCAACATGATGAACATCGGCATGGGGAACTGGGCGTCCGCCACATCGAACCTGCTCGGCTTGGCAGGCGGTGGACTGCTACCCGCCGAAGAGGCCGCTGCCGCCGACTCCTTCCTCGGCGGGGAAGCCGCACTGGGCGAACTCGGCGCGGCGGAGGCGGCGCTCGGTGGAGGTTCCGTCGCGGCCGGAATCGGCGAGGCGTCGGCGATCGGTGCTTTGTCGGTGCCGCCCAGCTGGGCTGGACAGGCGACCTTGGTCTCGAGCACCACCGCCGGAGCGCTGCAGGGCGCCGGCTGGACCGCCGCCGCCCCACAAGCCGCACCCGGCATGCTCTACCCGGGCGTGCCCGGGTTGGCCTCGGCCGCGCGCAACAGCGCCGGCTTCGGTGCGCCGCGCTACGGCGTCAAACCCATCGTCATGCCCAAACCGGTGAGCGTATAG
- a CDS encoding cytochrome P450, which produces MNVNSAAPNVFEAGLPTFSYDLNATPHDILEDVRTAQSCSPIAIGPLGPEILSYEMARGILRDNRFRLPPGVTLAAQGITSGPLFDKMASSLLGLDGARHVRLRKLVSKAFTPRATSRLQETIHEVVNGLIDRVVDDGRCDVVTDIAYQYPTPIICTLLGAPREDWQLFADWTEEIFKALNFQPDVTFDESAIMRAWGELDAYVDDMVAARRDNLTDDLLSELIRAESDGDRLNLDELRMLVAGFLMAGTDTTRNQLSASVQVLCEHPDQWAKLREQPELAMQAVEESMRHSPAACIVPRAAVDDVEFGGHTFPAGTLVVVNTFAANRDPAIYDDADRFDITRNDLPAILTFGGGAHYCLGANLARRELAEALTVLARRLTGPHRVGPAPWKPLLGMTGPTTLSIEFTSERLVTADA; this is translated from the coding sequence ATGAACGTGAACAGCGCCGCTCCCAATGTCTTCGAAGCCGGACTCCCCACGTTCAGCTACGACCTCAACGCCACTCCCCACGACATCCTCGAAGATGTTCGAACTGCACAATCGTGTTCGCCCATCGCCATCGGGCCGCTTGGTCCCGAAATCCTGTCCTACGAGATGGCTCGCGGGATACTGCGCGACAACAGATTCCGCCTGCCACCCGGTGTGACTCTGGCGGCGCAGGGCATCACCTCGGGTCCGTTGTTCGACAAGATGGCAAGCAGCCTCCTGGGCCTGGACGGTGCACGACATGTCCGCTTGCGCAAGTTGGTCTCCAAGGCGTTCACTCCGCGTGCGACATCGCGCCTGCAAGAGACGATCCACGAGGTGGTGAACGGGCTGATCGACCGGGTGGTGGACGACGGGCGGTGCGACGTCGTGACCGACATCGCGTATCAGTACCCGACCCCGATCATCTGCACGCTGCTCGGCGCGCCCCGCGAAGATTGGCAGTTGTTTGCGGACTGGACTGAGGAGATTTTCAAAGCTCTCAACTTCCAGCCCGACGTCACCTTCGATGAGTCCGCGATCATGCGCGCATGGGGCGAACTCGACGCCTACGTGGACGACATGGTCGCCGCCCGCCGAGACAACCTCACCGATGACCTGCTCTCGGAACTCATACGCGCAGAAAGCGACGGTGACCGGCTCAATCTTGACGAACTCCGCATGCTGGTCGCCGGGTTCCTGATGGCGGGAACGGATACGACGCGAAACCAACTGTCGGCGTCCGTGCAGGTGCTCTGCGAGCACCCGGACCAGTGGGCAAAGTTGCGCGAGCAACCGGAGCTTGCGATGCAGGCGGTCGAAGAGAGCATGCGCCACTCACCCGCAGCCTGCATCGTCCCGCGAGCCGCCGTTGACGACGTCGAGTTCGGTGGGCACACATTCCCGGCAGGAACCCTCGTAGTCGTCAACACCTTTGCCGCCAACCGAGACCCAGCGATCTACGACGACGCTGACCGCTTCGACATCACGCGCAATGACCTCCCCGCGATTCTGACGTTCGGCGGTGGCGCGCACTACTGCCTCGGGGCGAACCTCGCACGCCGGGAACTGGCGGAAGCACTCACCGTCCTTGCCCGTCGCCTCACCGGCCCCCATC
- the kdpB gene encoding potassium-transporting ATPase subunit KdpB: MTRTTTSARHLLDPGLLVRSLPDALRKLDPRTLWRNPVMFIVEIGAGWATILAIGDNTWFSWLVVFWLWLTVIFANLAEAVAEGRGKAQADTLRRAKADTVAHRLRNWSPGTAGTPEDPEDVAAPLLQPGDIVVVAAGEVIPGDGDVVEGIASVDESAITGESAPVIRESGGDRSSVTGGTTVLSDRIVIRITQKPGESFVDRMIALVEGANRQKTPNEIALNILLAALTIIFVFAVATLQPLAIYSKANNPGVPDTQALGAGGISGIVAVALLVCLIPTTIGALLSAIGIAGMDRLVQRNVLAMSGRAVEAAGDVNTLLLDKTGTITLGNREASEFIPVHGISAEELADAAQLSSLADETPEGRSIVVYAKQAYGLRAHTPGDLDDASWVEFTAVTRMSGVDLDGRKLRKGAASSVAEWVRGNGGDVPAELGQIVDGISAAGGTPLVVGRVDHRKAQVLGVIHLKDVVKQGMRARFDAMRQMGIRTVMITGDNPLTAKAIADEAGVDDFLAEATPEDKLMLIKHEQHGGRLVAMTGDGTNDAPALAQADVGVAMNTGTAAAKEAGNMVDLDSDPTKLIEIVEIGKQLLITRGALTTFSIANDIAKYFAIIPAMFVALFPGLDLLNVMRLHSPQSAILSAVIFNAVIIVALIPLALRGVRYTPSRASKLLSRNLYRYGVGGLIAPFIGIKVIDLVVQLLPGMS; encoded by the coding sequence GTGACGCGCACCACCACTTCGGCTAGACACCTGCTCGATCCGGGGCTGCTGGTGCGGTCGCTGCCTGACGCGCTGCGCAAGCTCGACCCGCGCACCTTGTGGCGCAATCCGGTGATGTTCATCGTCGAGATCGGTGCCGGGTGGGCAACGATCCTGGCGATCGGCGACAACACCTGGTTCAGCTGGCTCGTCGTGTTCTGGCTCTGGCTCACCGTCATTTTCGCCAACCTTGCCGAAGCGGTTGCCGAGGGACGCGGCAAAGCGCAGGCCGACACCTTGCGGCGGGCGAAGGCGGACACCGTCGCACACCGGCTCCGGAATTGGTCACCGGGAACTGCAGGCACACCCGAAGACCCCGAAGACGTCGCCGCGCCACTGCTGCAGCCGGGCGACATCGTCGTCGTCGCGGCGGGCGAGGTCATTCCCGGAGACGGTGACGTGGTGGAAGGCATTGCCTCCGTAGACGAATCGGCCATCACCGGCGAGTCGGCACCGGTGATCCGCGAATCCGGCGGCGACCGCTCGTCGGTGACCGGTGGTACGACCGTGCTGTCGGATCGCATCGTCATCAGAATCACCCAAAAACCGGGCGAGAGCTTCGTGGACCGGATGATCGCGCTGGTGGAGGGCGCCAACCGGCAGAAGACCCCCAACGAGATCGCGCTCAACATCCTGCTCGCGGCGCTGACCATCATCTTCGTATTCGCGGTCGCCACGCTGCAGCCGCTGGCGATCTACTCCAAAGCCAACAACCCGGGTGTGCCCGATACCCAGGCTCTTGGCGCCGGCGGCATCAGCGGCATCGTGGCGGTCGCGCTGCTGGTGTGCTTGATTCCCACCACAATTGGGGCGCTGTTGTCGGCAATCGGGATCGCGGGCATGGACCGGCTGGTGCAACGCAACGTGCTGGCCATGTCCGGACGGGCGGTCGAGGCCGCCGGGGACGTCAACACGCTGCTGCTGGACAAGACCGGGACCATCACCCTCGGCAATCGGGAGGCATCGGAATTCATTCCGGTCCACGGGATCAGCGCCGAGGAGCTCGCCGACGCCGCACAGCTGTCCAGCCTGGCCGACGAAACACCGGAGGGGCGCTCCATCGTGGTCTACGCCAAACAGGCGTACGGATTGCGCGCCCACACCCCGGGAGACCTCGACGACGCCTCCTGGGTGGAATTCACTGCGGTGACCCGGATGTCGGGTGTCGACCTGGACGGGCGAAAGCTGCGGAAGGGAGCGGCCAGCTCGGTCGCCGAATGGGTACGCGGCAACGGCGGCGATGTTCCGGCCGAACTCGGACAGATTGTCGACGGCATCTCCGCTGCGGGGGGCACGCCGCTGGTGGTGGGCCGCGTGGATCACCGAAAAGCGCAGGTGCTCGGCGTCATTCACCTCAAGGACGTGGTCAAGCAGGGCATGCGGGCGCGCTTCGACGCGATGCGCCAGATGGGAATTCGCACCGTGATGATCACCGGTGATAACCCGTTGACCGCCAAAGCAATTGCGGACGAAGCCGGTGTCGACGACTTTCTGGCCGAGGCCACACCCGAGGACAAGCTGATGCTGATCAAGCACGAGCAGCACGGCGGGCGCCTGGTTGCGATGACCGGCGACGGCACCAACGACGCGCCGGCGCTGGCCCAGGCCGATGTCGGGGTGGCGATGAACACCGGCACCGCCGCCGCCAAGGAAGCCGGCAACATGGTGGATCTGGATTCCGATCCCACCAAGCTCATCGAGATCGTCGAAATCGGTAAGCAATTGCTGATCACCCGCGGTGCGCTGACCACATTTTCGATCGCCAACGACATCGCCAAGTATTTCGCCATCATCCCGGCGATGTTCGTAGCCCTCTTCCCCGGCCTGGATTTGCTCAACGTGATGCGGCTACACAGCCCGCAATCGGCAATCCTGTCCGCGGTGATCTTCAATGCCGTCATCATCGTCGCGCTGATTCCACTGGCATTGCGCGGGGTTCGGTACACGCCCAGCCGTGCCTCGAAACTGCTCAGCCGCAACCTCTACCGCTACGGCGTCGGTGGGCTCATAGCGCCGTTCATCGGGATCAAGGTCATCGACTTGGTCGTCCAACTACTGCCCGGGATGTCGTAG
- a CDS encoding response regulator transcription factor, with translation MTAMTGQPRTQRPRQAILGQLPRIHRADGSPIRVLLVDDEPALTNLVKMALHYEGWDVEIAHNGREAIAKFERISPDVLVLDIMLPDVDGLQILQRVRESDDYTPTLFLTARDSVMDRVTGLTAGADDYMTKPFSLEELVARLRGLLRRSSHLAPPADESLKVGDLKLDAASREVTRGGTPISLSSTEFELLRFLMRNPRRALSRTEILDRVWNYDFAGRTSIVDLYISYLRKKIDADRDPMIHTVRGIGYMLRPAE, from the coding sequence ATGACCGCAATGACCGGACAACCGCGCACTCAACGTCCGCGCCAAGCCATCCTGGGGCAGCTGCCCCGCATTCACCGTGCTGACGGTTCACCGATCCGGGTTTTGCTGGTCGACGACGAGCCGGCGCTGACCAATCTGGTCAAGATGGCGCTGCATTACGAAGGCTGGGACGTCGAGATAGCCCACAACGGCCGGGAAGCCATCGCCAAGTTCGAAAGAATCAGCCCGGACGTTCTGGTCCTGGACATCATGCTGCCCGATGTGGATGGGCTGCAGATTCTGCAGCGGGTCCGCGAATCCGACGACTACACGCCCACCCTGTTCCTGACCGCCCGGGATTCGGTGATGGATCGGGTCACCGGTCTGACCGCGGGCGCCGACGACTACATGACCAAGCCGTTCAGCCTCGAGGAATTGGTCGCCCGGCTGCGCGGACTGCTGCGCCGGTCCAGCCATCTGGCGCCCCCGGCCGACGAGTCCCTCAAAGTGGGCGACCTCAAGCTCGACGCCGCCAGCCGGGAAGTCACCCGCGGCGGAACGCCGATATCGCTGTCGTCGACCGAGTTCGAATTGCTGCGGTTCCTGATGCGCAATCCGCGCCGCGCGCTGAGCCGCACCGAGATCCTCGACCGGGTCTGGAACTACGACTTCGCCGGACGCACCAGCATTGTCGACCTCTATATCTCGTACCTGAGGAAGAAGATCGACGCTGACCGCGATCCGATGATCCACACCGTCCGCGGGATTGGATACATGCTGCGACCAGCGGAATGA
- a CDS encoding WXG100 family type VII secretion target, protein MTINYQFGDVDAHGATIRAQAASLEAEHQAIVRDVLAAGDFWGGAGSVACQEFITQLGRNFQVIYEQANAHGQKVQAAGSNMAQTDSAVGSSWA, encoded by the coding sequence ATGACCATCAATTACCAGTTCGGCGATGTCGACGCCCACGGCGCCACGATTCGTGCCCAGGCGGCGTCGCTCGAGGCCGAGCACCAGGCCATCGTTCGCGATGTGCTGGCTGCCGGCGACTTCTGGGGCGGCGCCGGTTCGGTGGCCTGCCAGGAGTTCATCACCCAGTTGGGTCGCAACTTCCAGGTGATCTACGAGCAGGCCAACGCCCACGGCCAGAAGGTCCAGGCCGCCGGCAGCAACATGGCACAGACCGACAGCGCCGTCGGCTCCAGCTGGGCCTAA
- a CDS encoding potassium-transporting ATPase subunit C, protein MVRQHWAALRALLVFTVLLGVGYPLLIWLVAGLPGLHDKAQGSIVEAGGKPVGSRLIGQSYLDAAGRPLPQYFQGRPSAAGAGYDPLSSGGSNLGPESIVDAPADPAKLAAGASPAEAGFRPGLLTQVCSRSVAVARFEGLEVAAGSRPFCTPGGVGAVLSVIGPRDARGNVSRPTRVVSVNEPCPDVKQPFLDRYEGVAVQCAVFGENYSLGQIVPIRGAAPEVPLVPADAVTASGSGLDPDISPAYAELQIPRVARARHATPDQIRAVVTQTRSGRTLDIFGQACVNVLQLNLELDRRYPA, encoded by the coding sequence ATGGTTCGCCAACATTGGGCCGCGCTGCGCGCCCTACTCGTTTTCACCGTTCTCCTCGGCGTCGGCTACCCGCTGCTCATCTGGTTGGTGGCGGGGCTTCCCGGGCTGCATGACAAGGCGCAAGGTTCCATTGTCGAAGCCGGCGGTAAGCCGGTAGGCAGCAGGCTGATCGGACAGTCCTACCTCGATGCCGCCGGCCGCCCGTTGCCGCAGTACTTCCAGGGCCGGCCGTCGGCCGCCGGTGCCGGATATGACCCGTTGTCCAGCGGCGGCAGCAATCTGGGGCCGGAGAGCATCGTGGATGCGCCCGCCGACCCGGCAAAGCTGGCTGCCGGCGCAAGTCCGGCCGAGGCCGGATTCCGGCCCGGTCTGCTGACCCAGGTGTGTTCGCGCAGTGTGGCGGTGGCGCGATTCGAGGGCCTCGAGGTGGCGGCCGGATCACGTCCGTTTTGCACACCCGGCGGCGTGGGGGCCGTGCTGTCGGTGATCGGTCCGCGCGATGCGCGCGGCAATGTCTCGCGCCCAACCAGGGTGGTCAGCGTCAACGAGCCCTGCCCGGACGTCAAACAGCCGTTCCTGGACCGCTACGAGGGCGTAGCGGTCCAGTGCGCCGTGTTCGGCGAGAACTACTCGCTCGGCCAGATCGTGCCCATTCGTGGCGCGGCACCGGAGGTCCCGCTGGTTCCGGCCGATGCCGTCACGGCCAGCGGCAGCGGGCTGGACCCGGACATCTCCCCGGCCTATGCCGAGCTGCAGATTCCCCGGGTAGCCCGGGCCCGGCACGCCACACCGGATCAGATCCGAGCCGTGGTAACGCAGACGCGAAGCGGCCGCACCCTGGACATATTCGGCCAGGCGTGCGTCAATGTGCTGCAGCTCAATCTGGAACTCGACCGCAGATACCCGGCCTAG
- a CDS encoding PPE family protein: protein MDFAALPPEINSGRMYAGAGAGPLLAAAAAWNGLALELNTTAASIESIVTLLTGEQWLGPASLSMAAAAQPYIAWLTYTGASAEHAGAQAMASAAAYEAAFAATVPPPIIAANRALLAALVATNFLGINTPAIMATEAHYMEMWAQDAMAMYAYAASSANSGTLNPLTTPSQSTNPGGLAAQSAAVGQAAAAATVNQVGLSSLITDLPNAVMSLASPITSVADATGLTGIMQSIDDLLAIPMVANILNGGINTAAWFVMAAIPNAIFLSNALAPTTAAAEAVEGAAGAAAAAGAGLAESVAPAAGAGAVAAGLGEASLVGSLSVPASWSSATPAAASTAGLLSGSGWSVPEEAGPVSGMAGMPGMAAAAKGAGAYAGPRYGFKPIVMPKQVVV, encoded by the coding sequence ATGGATTTCGCAGCTCTGCCTCCTGAGATCAACTCCGGACGCATGTACGCGGGCGCAGGTGCCGGCCCGCTGCTGGCCGCCGCGGCGGCCTGGAACGGCCTGGCCCTCGAATTGAACACCACAGCGGCCTCCATCGAGTCGATCGTCACGCTGCTGACCGGCGAACAGTGGCTGGGCCCGGCGTCGCTGTCGATGGCCGCCGCGGCCCAACCCTACATAGCGTGGCTGACCTACACGGGCGCGTCGGCCGAACACGCTGGCGCGCAAGCCATGGCATCCGCTGCGGCATACGAGGCGGCATTTGCCGCGACCGTACCGCCGCCGATCATCGCCGCCAACCGGGCTCTGCTGGCCGCGCTCGTCGCCACCAACTTCCTGGGCATCAACACGCCGGCGATCATGGCCACCGAGGCCCACTACATGGAAATGTGGGCCCAAGACGCCATGGCCATGTACGCCTACGCGGCCTCCTCGGCGAACTCGGGAACGCTCAACCCACTGACCACGCCGTCGCAGAGCACCAACCCGGGTGGGCTGGCCGCCCAGTCGGCGGCGGTCGGTCAGGCCGCCGCGGCTGCCACGGTCAACCAGGTTGGTCTGAGCAGTCTGATCACCGACTTGCCCAACGCGGTGATGAGCCTCGCCTCCCCGATCACCTCGGTTGCCGACGCGACCGGGCTGACCGGAATCATGCAAAGCATCGACGACCTGCTCGCGATTCCGATGGTGGCCAACATTTTGAACGGCGGCATCAACACCGCCGCGTGGTTTGTCATGGCGGCGATCCCCAACGCGATATTCCTCTCCAACGCCCTCGCGCCGACGACGGCAGCCGCCGAAGCCGTCGAAGGTGCGGCGGGCGCGGCCGCCGCAGCGGGCGCGGGGCTGGCAGAAAGCGTCGCACCGGCGGCCGGCGCCGGCGCGGTAGCCGCCGGTTTGGGCGAGGCGTCACTGGTCGGCAGCCTGTCGGTGCCGGCGAGCTGGTCGAGCGCCACACCGGCGGCGGCTTCCACCGCCGGCCTACTGTCCGGCAGCGGCTGGAGCGTCCCCGAGGAAGCCGGACCGGTCTCCGGAATGGCCGGGATGCCCGGGATGGCGGCGGCCGCCAAGGGGGCCGGCGCGTACGCCGGGCCGCGCTACGGCTTCAAGCCGATCGTCATGCCCAAACAGGTCGTCGTGTAA